The Corallococcus soli genome has a window encoding:
- a CDS encoding efflux RND transporter periplasmic adaptor subunit: MHASPPAPSPEVPLSIPRPAGRLKRWIIGVLLLFAVIAGLVAVKGAQIVAMIQDGEAFVQPPESVTSAQAESFGWQASQGAVGTVMAVRGVTLSAELPGVVSDIRFENGASVKKGQVLVQLDTSSEAAQLTGAEADAELARLTRARVEKLHTQGANTQSELDAVRTRAVQADATVAHLRTLIAKKVIRAPFEGRIGIRQVELGQLVSPGNPIASLQSITPALVEFQLPQQALATVKQGQKVRVRVDVFPSDAWEGELTTINPEVELSSRNVRMRATVPNADGRLLPGMFANVEVLAEASHPVVAIPATAVLFAPYGDSVFTLSEGKDATGKPALLARQQFVRLGERRGDFVEVTSGLKAGQSVVSSGVFKLKNGAAVVLNNALAPPVEAAPQPVNP, encoded by the coding sequence ATGCATGCCTCGCCCCCTGCCCCGTCCCCTGAAGTGCCCCTCTCCATCCCGCGTCCCGCCGGTCGTCTCAAGCGGTGGATCATCGGCGTCCTGCTGCTCTTCGCGGTCATCGCGGGGCTCGTCGCCGTCAAGGGGGCGCAGATCGTCGCGATGATCCAGGACGGGGAGGCCTTCGTGCAGCCTCCCGAGTCCGTCACCTCGGCCCAGGCGGAGTCCTTCGGCTGGCAGGCGAGCCAGGGCGCGGTCGGCACGGTGATGGCGGTGCGGGGCGTGACGCTGAGCGCCGAACTCCCGGGCGTCGTCAGCGACATCCGCTTCGAGAACGGCGCGTCGGTGAAGAAGGGGCAGGTGCTCGTCCAGCTCGACACGTCCAGCGAGGCGGCCCAGTTGACCGGGGCGGAGGCGGACGCGGAGCTCGCGCGGCTGACGCGGGCCCGCGTGGAGAAGCTCCACACCCAGGGGGCCAACACCCAGTCGGAGCTGGACGCCGTCCGGACGCGGGCGGTCCAGGCCGACGCCACGGTGGCCCACCTGCGCACCCTCATCGCGAAGAAGGTCATCCGCGCGCCCTTCGAGGGCCGCATCGGCATCCGGCAGGTGGAGCTGGGGCAGCTCGTCTCCCCGGGCAACCCCATCGCCTCCCTGCAGTCCATCACCCCCGCCCTGGTGGAGTTCCAGCTCCCCCAGCAGGCGCTGGCCACCGTGAAGCAGGGGCAGAAGGTGCGCGTCCGCGTGGACGTCTTCCCGTCGGACGCGTGGGAGGGGGAGCTCACCACCATCAACCCCGAGGTGGAGCTGTCCTCACGCAACGTGCGCATGCGCGCCACCGTCCCCAACGCGGACGGCCGGCTGCTGCCGGGGATGTTCGCCAACGTGGAGGTGCTCGCCGAGGCCAGCCACCCGGTGGTGGCCATCCCCGCCACCGCCGTGCTCTTCGCCCCCTATGGCGATTCGGTGTTCACCCTCTCCGAGGGCAAGGACGCCACGGGCAAGCCCGCCCTCCTGGCGCGGCAGCAGTTCGTGCGGCTGGGGGAGCGCAGGGGGGACTTCGTCGAGGTGACGTCGGGCCTGAAGGCCGGGCAGAGCGTGGTCAGCAGCGGCGTGTTCAAGCTGAAGAATGGCGCGGCCGTCGTCCTCAACAACGCGCTGGCGCCGCCCGTCGAGGCCGCGCCCCAGCCCGTGAACCCGTAG
- a CDS encoding DUF3526 domain-containing protein encodes MIRAIARKEWVELSRDGRFRAAGALVFLLATVGVAVGALHVRESRAEREAGARLTRQHWLEQGEKNPHSAAHYGVWAFKPESLLSAFDRGVEPYLGVAVYLEAHKRNATQYRPAADATAVARFGELTGAGVLQLLVPLLIILLTYSAFSAEREQGTLRLLLSSGVRRHQLVLGKALGVGLALAALLVPLIVVVLGMVVWLGGGAGLPWGDLLGRLGGLGLGYGLYLAGFVFLGLAVSACARTSRGALVVLWGAWMVNALLVPRLAVDAARAWAPVPTAQDFARKLAEDYEQGLSGHDPADHRQAALERETLARYGATSLETLPVNFRGIALQAGEEYSNRVGALRFGELEARYHAQERLHRVFAPLSPMLALRQLSASLARTDLSTHLRFARHAEQYRQGLVKRMNDAVTFRSKYGDMAYKADASLWREVPELRLEQERFSDALGSQVPGLLLLGLWLSWTMVFALRAGARLSAV; translated from the coding sequence ATGATTCGAGCCATCGCACGCAAGGAATGGGTGGAGCTGTCGCGTGACGGGCGCTTCCGTGCAGCGGGGGCCCTGGTGTTCCTGCTGGCCACCGTGGGTGTCGCGGTGGGCGCGCTCCACGTCCGGGAGTCCCGCGCCGAGCGCGAGGCAGGTGCTCGCCTGACGCGCCAGCACTGGCTGGAGCAGGGAGAGAAGAACCCGCATTCGGCGGCCCACTACGGCGTCTGGGCCTTCAAGCCGGAGTCGCTCCTGTCCGCGTTCGACCGGGGCGTGGAGCCGTACCTGGGCGTGGCCGTCTATCTGGAGGCCCACAAGCGGAACGCCACCCAGTACCGGCCCGCGGCGGACGCCACCGCCGTGGCCCGCTTCGGAGAGCTCACCGGCGCGGGGGTCCTCCAGCTCCTGGTGCCGCTGCTCATCATCCTGTTGACCTACTCCGCGTTCTCCGCCGAGCGGGAGCAGGGGACGCTGCGCCTGCTGCTGAGCTCCGGGGTGCGCCGCCATCAGCTCGTGTTGGGCAAGGCCCTGGGCGTGGGGCTGGCGCTGGCGGCGCTGCTGGTGCCGCTCATCGTCGTGGTCCTGGGGATGGTGGTGTGGCTGGGCGGCGGCGCGGGCCTCCCCTGGGGAGACCTGCTCGGGCGGCTGGGAGGACTGGGGCTGGGGTATGGGCTGTACCTCGCCGGCTTCGTGTTCCTGGGGCTGGCGGTCAGCGCGTGCGCGCGCACCTCTCGCGGGGCCCTGGTGGTGCTTTGGGGCGCGTGGATGGTCAACGCGCTGCTGGTGCCCCGGCTCGCGGTGGACGCGGCGCGCGCGTGGGCGCCGGTGCCCACCGCGCAGGACTTCGCCCGGAAGCTGGCGGAGGACTACGAGCAGGGGTTGAGCGGCCATGACCCGGCGGACCATCGCCAGGCGGCGCTCGAGCGAGAGACCCTGGCCCGCTACGGGGCGACGTCCCTGGAAACGCTCCCCGTCAACTTCCGGGGCATCGCGCTCCAGGCGGGCGAGGAGTACAGCAACCGCGTGGGAGCGCTGCGCTTTGGCGAACTGGAGGCGCGCTACCACGCGCAGGAGCGCCTGCACCGTGTCTTCGCGCCGCTGTCGCCCATGCTGGCCTTGCGGCAGTTGTCGGCGTCGCTGGCGCGGACGGACCTGTCCACGCACCTGCGCTTCGCGAGGCATGCGGAGCAATACCGGCAGGGGCTGGTGAAGCGGATGAACGACGCCGTCACGTTCCGCTCGAAGTACGGCGACATGGCCTACAAGGCGGACGCGTCCCTGTGGCGCGAGGTGCCGGAGCTGCGCCTGGAGCAGGAGCGCTTCTCGGACGCGCTCGGCTCGCAGGTGCCGGGGTTGCTCCTGCTGGGGCTCTGGTTGTCGTGGACCATGGTGTTCGCACTGCGCGCCGGCGCACGCCTGAGCGCGGTTTGA
- a CDS encoding DUF3526 domain-containing protein yields the protein MNTSLLRHEWFLLRKDRMLAFSAALLLGLMALGLYNGWRFTRDLRAHQQQQVTLETERRARLAAEAEALRQGKGTGVPAWKSPAMPVPVGNSLVQPEALLPPGPLGAFTVGQMDLLPSAYQVSLQGRLTDFARDTLEHPVHLATGTLDLSFVLLYLLPLFALAFSFDLVSREREDGTLRLVLVQATGLRGWALRRLAVRAGVLLGLCVLAGVAGHALTGGAGGLGRLVGWLALVVGYGAFWFVLALAVNARALSSATNALVLVGAWLVLVVVVPAAVQLGVSGLYPVPSRVALVGATREASLEAQRRGSEVLSAYFQDHPELAPKGTQVEGYWPTALAVQDEAARATAPVVAAFQSQLERQQAALGVLRFLSPALAFQQALQDVAGTGGLRHAHFLPQVDRFHAAWRDALLPRVFSGDTLGAAEHARLPRFAYVEQPGADVVHQVALGFLALALPTLLVLGLGLTWLGRPRLS from the coding sequence ATGAACACGTCCCTGCTTCGACACGAGTGGTTCCTGCTCCGCAAGGACCGGATGCTCGCCTTCTCCGCCGCGCTCCTGCTCGGCCTGATGGCGTTGGGCCTCTACAACGGCTGGCGGTTCACCCGCGACCTGCGCGCGCACCAGCAGCAGCAGGTCACGCTGGAGACGGAGCGGCGCGCCCGCCTGGCGGCGGAGGCGGAGGCCCTGCGCCAGGGGAAGGGGACGGGGGTGCCCGCCTGGAAGAGCCCGGCGATGCCGGTGCCGGTGGGCAACTCGCTCGTCCAGCCGGAGGCCCTGCTGCCTCCGGGACCGCTGGGGGCGTTCACCGTGGGGCAGATGGACCTGCTGCCGTCCGCCTATCAGGTGTCGCTCCAGGGTCGCCTCACGGACTTCGCGCGCGACACGCTGGAGCACCCGGTGCACCTGGCCACCGGCACGTTGGACCTGTCGTTCGTGCTGCTCTACCTGTTGCCCCTGTTCGCGCTCGCGTTCTCCTTCGACCTGGTGTCGCGCGAGCGCGAGGACGGCACGCTCCGGCTGGTGCTGGTGCAGGCCACGGGGCTCCGCGGCTGGGCGCTGCGAAGGCTGGCGGTGCGCGCGGGCGTCCTGCTGGGCCTGTGCGTGCTGGCGGGCGTCGCGGGCCATGCGTTGACGGGTGGGGCAGGGGGCCTGGGGCGGCTGGTGGGCTGGCTGGCCCTGGTGGTCGGGTATGGCGCCTTCTGGTTCGTCCTGGCGCTGGCGGTGAATGCGCGGGCCCTGAGCTCCGCCACCAACGCGCTGGTGCTCGTGGGCGCGTGGCTGGTGTTGGTGGTCGTGGTGCCGGCGGCGGTGCAGCTTGGCGTGAGCGGCCTGTATCCGGTGCCGTCACGCGTGGCGCTGGTGGGGGCCACCCGGGAGGCCTCGCTGGAGGCGCAGCGGCGCGGCAGCGAGGTGCTGTCCGCCTACTTCCAGGACCACCCGGAGCTGGCGCCCAAGGGGACCCAGGTGGAGGGCTACTGGCCCACCGCGCTGGCGGTGCAGGACGAGGCGGCCCGGGCGACCGCGCCCGTGGTGGCCGCCTTCCAGTCGCAGTTGGAGCGGCAGCAGGCCGCGCTCGGCGTGCTGCGCTTCCTCTCCCCGGCGCTGGCCTTCCAGCAGGCGCTCCAGGACGTGGCGGGCACGGGGGGGCTGCGGCACGCGCACTTCCTGCCGCAGGTCGACCGCTTCCACGCCGCGTGGCGGGACGCCCTGCTGCCGCGCGTCTTCTCGGGGGACACGCTGGGCGCCGCCGAGCATGCGCGGCTGCCCCGCTTCGCCTACGTCGAACAGCCCGGCGCGGACGTCGTGCACCAGGTCGCCCTGGGCTTCCTCGCGCTCGCGTTGCCCACGCTGCTGGTCCTGGGGCTGGGCCTGACGTGGCTGGGCCGCCCCCGCCTGTCCTGA
- a CDS encoding DUF3466 family protein, which translates to MHPRPLRLALLLATAILLTNCGSEEPDAPDEPVVECSGHGHLHGDHCHCDDGYAAEGLTCIPSEEPVVECGGHGHLHGDHCHCDEGYVEENGTCVISQAPVLDCGAHGHAHGDHCHCDAGYVEQGGTCVAEPPPVDPVLPRYTVVPIMYPGGTGSFALELNDSGQVIGNVRSAVIAGTPPPLIAYRWSGDSITELGILPGSNAFSRAYGINASGVVVGESDNDKPRAFRWENGAMTELGTLGGASSVATAINDSGVIVGSASNGTTSRAFRWSAGAMTDLGSIDGQANTLARAWSINGVGDVVGVSKNSQGITRATLWTRQGGIVNLGALDVSQASQAYAVNDAQQVVGSAVVGKTGGGSPIYNAFIWSDGTIRGLGTLGSLPAAIHSEAKALNASGWAVGYVGQYYGNASLGTAAAVLWVDEAIHDLNTLIPPGSGWTLLSAEGINTRGDIVGFGRLDGVTAAFKLVRQ; encoded by the coding sequence ATGCATCCACGACCCCTCCGACTGGCCCTTCTGCTGGCCACGGCCATTCTGCTTACGAACTGCGGCTCAGAGGAGCCGGATGCGCCGGATGAGCCCGTCGTCGAGTGCTCCGGACACGGACACCTGCACGGCGACCACTGCCACTGCGACGACGGTTACGCCGCGGAAGGCCTCACCTGCATCCCCTCCGAGGAGCCCGTCGTCGAGTGCGGCGGACACGGACACCTGCACGGTGACCACTGCCATTGCGATGAGGGCTACGTGGAGGAGAACGGCACCTGTGTCATCTCGCAGGCGCCGGTGCTGGACTGTGGTGCGCATGGCCATGCCCATGGGGACCACTGCCACTGCGACGCGGGGTACGTGGAGCAGGGCGGTACCTGTGTCGCGGAGCCTCCGCCTGTCGACCCCGTCCTTCCCCGCTACACCGTCGTCCCCATCATGTATCCGGGCGGTACCGGCAGCTTCGCCCTGGAGTTGAATGACTCCGGTCAGGTCATTGGCAACGTGCGTTCGGCCGTCATCGCGGGCACGCCTCCTCCGCTCATCGCCTATCGCTGGAGCGGGGACTCCATCACCGAGCTGGGCATCCTGCCTGGCAGCAACGCCTTCAGCCGTGCGTATGGCATCAACGCGAGCGGTGTCGTCGTGGGCGAGAGCGACAACGACAAGCCCCGGGCGTTCCGCTGGGAGAACGGCGCGATGACCGAGCTGGGCACCCTCGGGGGTGCTTCGTCCGTCGCGACCGCCATCAATGACAGCGGCGTCATCGTGGGCAGCGCCTCGAACGGTACGACCAGTCGGGCCTTTCGCTGGAGCGCTGGCGCGATGACCGACCTGGGCTCGATTGACGGGCAGGCCAACACGCTGGCTCGCGCCTGGAGCATCAACGGCGTGGGGGATGTCGTGGGCGTCTCGAAGAACAGCCAGGGCATCACCCGGGCCACGCTCTGGACGCGCCAGGGCGGCATCGTGAACCTGGGGGCCCTGGACGTGAGCCAGGCCAGTCAGGCGTATGCCGTGAATGACGCTCAGCAGGTGGTGGGCTCCGCCGTGGTGGGCAAGACGGGCGGTGGCTCTCCCATCTACAACGCCTTCATCTGGAGCGATGGGACCATCCGCGGGCTCGGGACGCTGGGGAGCCTCCCCGCCGCCATCCACAGCGAGGCGAAGGCCCTCAACGCGTCCGGGTGGGCCGTGGGCTACGTCGGCCAGTATTACGGGAATGCCTCGTTGGGTACCGCCGCCGCTGTCCTCTGGGTCGATGAGGCCATCCACGACCTCAACACCCTGATTCCCCCGGGCAGCGGGTGGACGCTGCTGAGCGCCGAGGGCATCAACACCCGGGGCGACATCGTCGGGTTCGGTCGGCTCGATGGCGTGACCGCCGCCTTCAAGCTCGTCCGTCAGTAA
- a CDS encoding DMT family transporter, with the protein MLAYVFMIAAIASEVVGTSLLKRTDGFTRLWPSVACLGAYALAFVFLSRAVKTIPVGIAYALWSGLGTTAIVIIGATFLGEPLSTVKVLGVGLIVAGVVVLNLGGGH; encoded by the coding sequence ATGCTCGCGTATGTTTTCATGATTGCCGCCATCGCCAGCGAAGTCGTTGGCACGTCGCTGCTCAAGAGGACGGATGGCTTCACGCGGCTCTGGCCGTCCGTCGCGTGCCTTGGCGCCTATGCGCTGGCGTTCGTCTTCCTGTCGCGCGCCGTGAAGACGATTCCGGTGGGCATCGCCTATGCGCTGTGGTCCGGGTTGGGGACCACGGCCATCGTCATCATCGGCGCCACGTTCCTGGGAGAGCCCCTCAGCACCGTCAAGGTCCTGGGCGTAGGGCTCATCGTCGCGGGCGTTGTCGTGCTCAACCTGGGCGGCGGGCACTGA
- a CDS encoding ABC transporter ATP-binding protein has translation MLEAKKLSKRYGEHLALEALDLSVGPGEVFCLLGANGAGKTTTLNLFLGFITPTQGEARVAGLEVRHHEARVRGLLAYVPELVMLYPRLTGRENLAYFNILAGRPALSSQESSAWLAQAGLQPGAMDVPVGRYSKGMRQKVGIAIALAKGARALLLDEPTSGLDPLASNELSELLLRLSGEGLAVLMATHDLFRAKESGTRVGIMKSGRLVETRATRELGHAELEQLYLTHMRG, from the coding sequence ATGCTTGAAGCGAAGAAGCTGTCCAAACGCTACGGCGAGCACCTGGCGCTGGAGGCGCTGGACCTGTCCGTCGGACCGGGCGAGGTGTTCTGCCTGCTGGGGGCCAACGGCGCGGGGAAGACGACGACGTTGAACCTCTTCCTCGGCTTCATCACCCCCACGCAAGGGGAGGCGCGGGTCGCGGGGCTGGAGGTTCGCCACCATGAGGCGCGGGTGCGCGGGCTGCTGGCGTACGTGCCGGAGCTGGTGATGCTCTACCCCCGGCTGACGGGGCGGGAGAACCTGGCCTACTTCAACATCCTGGCGGGCCGCCCCGCGCTGTCGTCGCAGGAGTCCAGCGCGTGGCTGGCCCAGGCGGGGTTGCAGCCGGGCGCGATGGACGTCCCCGTGGGCCGCTACTCGAAGGGCATGCGGCAGAAGGTCGGCATCGCCATCGCGCTGGCGAAGGGCGCGCGGGCGCTGCTGCTGGATGAGCCCACGTCCGGGCTGGACCCGCTGGCGTCCAATGAGCTCTCCGAGCTGCTCCTGCGCCTGAGTGGGGAGGGGCTGGCGGTGCTCATGGCGACGCACGACCTGTTCCGCGCGAAGGAGTCCGGCACGCGGGTGGGCATCATGAAGTCGGGCCGGTTGGTGGAGACGCGCGCCACGCGTGAGCTGGGCCACGCGGAGCTGGAGCAGCTCTACCTGACCCACATGCGTGGCTGA
- a CDS encoding efflux RND transporter permease subunit, with amino-acid sequence MNFTALFIRRPVVALVVNLLIIIAGLQALGSLNVRQYPRSENADITVTTAYVGANAELVRGFITTPLERAIAAADGIDYVESQSLQGVSIVRARLKLNYDSNRALSEISAKVDQVRGDLPPEAQVPVMGIESADSQFAVAYLNFTSEFLQQNELSDYLVRVVQPRLSSVEGVQRADILGARTFAMRVWMKPDRMAALNVSPSQVRQALASNNSLAAVGQTKGSLVQVNLTANTSLRSVEEFRQLIVRKDGGAVVRLSDIADVVLGAEDYDNDVTLNGQTAVFVGIWSLPNANSLDVMQRIREEMGALQREMPEQIEASIAFDGTEYIQNAIDEVVSTLGETLLIVVVVIFLFLGSVRSILVPVVAIPVSLIGTVFLMQMFGFTVNLLTLLAVVLSVGLVVDDAIVVVENVERHLRDGLSPVDAALKSARELVGPIIAMTLTLAAVYAPIAFQGGLTGSLFREFALTLAGAVALSGVVALTLSPMMSAALLRAGHEDKGLAGVINRAFERLRGAYARSLDRSLRTRGPVYAAWVVLSLLAVLMFTQSPTELAPTEDQGIVFGIVSTPSNSTLDQLAPSMGEVSKTLLAMPEADFIFQIMNPASGFWGLSLKPWEKRQRSAAQVLAETQERVNVLPGVQTFVIQPSALPGGGNFPVEFIIASTAEAEELLGFAQQLQEKATQSGLFAFPPIIDMKLDQPQSEVVVDREKVAQLGLDLGTVGQDLGAAVGGNFVNRFNIAGRSYKVIPQVLRVSRLNPEQLKDVHVTGPDGKLVALSSIATLRNTVAPRSLNRFQQLNAVKLSGVAIRPLDEALTYLETEATRILPAGYRIDYTGESRQLRVEGNTFLPAFMLAVVLIFLVLAAQFNSFRDPFIILAGSVPLALFGALITTFLKMPNPNLPYFTDSFTTTLNIYSQVGLVTLVGLIAKNGILIVDFANRLQEEGRTKLEAVQEAAAERLRPILMTTVATVAGHFPLVLVAGPGAAARNSIGLVLVTGMALGTVFTLYFVPAIYLLISRTRTAPVREGLTPVEAPH; translated from the coding sequence ATGAACTTCACCGCCCTGTTCATCCGCCGCCCGGTCGTGGCGCTGGTGGTCAACCTCCTCATCATCATCGCGGGCCTGCAGGCCCTGGGCTCGCTCAACGTGCGGCAGTACCCGCGCAGCGAGAACGCCGACATCACCGTCACCACCGCCTACGTCGGCGCCAACGCGGAGCTGGTCCGCGGCTTCATCACCACCCCGCTGGAGCGCGCCATCGCCGCAGCGGACGGCATCGACTACGTGGAGTCCCAGAGCCTGCAGGGCGTCTCCATCGTCCGCGCCCGGCTCAAGCTCAACTACGACTCCAACCGCGCCCTGAGTGAGATCAGCGCCAAGGTCGACCAGGTGCGCGGAGACCTGCCGCCCGAAGCGCAGGTCCCCGTGATGGGCATCGAGTCCGCGGACAGCCAGTTCGCCGTCGCCTACCTCAACTTCACCTCCGAATTCCTCCAGCAGAACGAGCTGTCCGACTACCTGGTGCGGGTGGTGCAGCCCCGGCTGTCCTCCGTGGAGGGCGTGCAGCGCGCGGACATCCTGGGGGCGCGCACGTTCGCGATGCGGGTGTGGATGAAGCCGGACCGGATGGCCGCGCTCAACGTCAGCCCCAGCCAGGTCCGTCAGGCGCTCGCCAGCAACAATTCGCTGGCCGCCGTGGGCCAGACGAAGGGGTCGCTGGTCCAGGTGAACCTCACCGCGAACACGAGCCTGCGCTCCGTGGAGGAGTTCCGGCAACTCATCGTCCGCAAGGACGGCGGCGCGGTGGTGCGGCTGTCGGACATCGCGGACGTGGTGCTGGGGGCGGAGGACTACGACAACGACGTCACCCTCAACGGGCAGACGGCGGTGTTCGTCGGCATCTGGTCGCTGCCCAACGCCAACTCGCTGGACGTCATGCAGCGCATCCGCGAGGAGATGGGCGCGCTGCAGCGGGAGATGCCGGAGCAGATTGAAGCCAGCATCGCCTTCGACGGGACGGAGTACATCCAGAACGCCATCGACGAGGTGGTGAGCACGCTGGGTGAGACGCTGCTCATCGTCGTGGTGGTCATCTTCCTCTTCCTGGGCTCCGTGCGCTCCATCCTGGTGCCGGTGGTGGCCATCCCGGTGTCGCTCATCGGCACCGTGTTCCTGATGCAGATGTTCGGCTTCACGGTGAACCTGCTCACCCTGCTCGCGGTGGTGCTGTCGGTGGGCCTGGTCGTGGACGACGCCATCGTCGTGGTGGAGAACGTGGAGCGCCACCTGCGCGACGGGCTGAGTCCGGTGGACGCCGCGCTCAAGAGCGCGCGGGAGCTGGTGGGCCCCATCATCGCGATGACGCTCACGCTCGCCGCGGTGTACGCGCCCATCGCCTTCCAGGGCGGGCTCACGGGCTCGCTGTTCCGGGAGTTCGCGCTCACCCTGGCCGGGGCCGTGGCGCTGTCGGGCGTGGTGGCGCTGACGCTCTCCCCCATGATGTCCGCCGCGCTGCTGCGGGCGGGCCACGAGGACAAGGGGCTGGCGGGGGTCATCAACCGCGCCTTCGAGCGCCTGCGGGGCGCGTACGCGCGCAGCCTGGATCGCTCGTTGCGGACGCGAGGGCCCGTCTACGCCGCGTGGGTGGTGCTGAGCCTGCTGGCCGTCCTGATGTTCACCCAGTCGCCCACGGAGCTGGCGCCGACGGAGGACCAGGGCATCGTCTTCGGCATCGTCAGCACCCCGTCCAACTCCACGTTGGATCAGCTCGCGCCGTCCATGGGCGAGGTGAGCAAGACGCTCCTGGCGATGCCAGAGGCCGACTTCATCTTCCAGATCATGAACCCGGCCAGCGGGTTCTGGGGCCTGTCGCTGAAGCCGTGGGAGAAGCGCCAGCGCTCCGCGGCGCAGGTGCTGGCGGAGACGCAGGAGCGGGTGAACGTCCTGCCGGGCGTCCAGACCTTCGTCATCCAGCCCTCCGCGCTCCCGGGCGGTGGCAACTTCCCGGTGGAGTTCATCATCGCGTCCACGGCGGAGGCGGAGGAGCTGCTGGGGTTCGCGCAGCAGCTCCAGGAGAAGGCGACGCAGAGCGGCCTGTTCGCCTTCCCGCCCATCATCGACATGAAGCTGGACCAGCCCCAGTCGGAGGTGGTGGTGGACCGTGAGAAGGTCGCGCAGCTGGGACTGGACCTGGGCACGGTGGGGCAGGACCTGGGCGCGGCGGTGGGCGGCAACTTCGTCAACCGCTTCAACATCGCCGGCCGCAGCTACAAGGTCATCCCGCAGGTGCTGCGCGTCTCCCGGCTCAACCCCGAGCAGCTCAAGGACGTGCACGTCACCGGCCCGGACGGCAAGCTCGTGGCCCTGTCGTCCATCGCCACCCTGCGCAACACGGTGGCGCCCCGGTCGCTCAACCGCTTCCAGCAGCTCAATGCCGTCAAGCTGAGCGGCGTGGCCATCCGTCCGCTGGACGAGGCCCTCACCTACCTGGAGACGGAGGCCACGCGCATCCTGCCGGCGGGCTACCGCATCGACTACACGGGCGAGTCCCGGCAGCTGCGCGTGGAGGGCAACACGTTCCTCCCGGCGTTCATGCTCGCGGTGGTGCTCATCTTCCTGGTGCTCGCGGCCCAGTTCAACAGCTTCAGGGATCCGTTCATCATCCTGGCGGGCTCCGTGCCCCTGGCCCTCTTCGGCGCGTTGATCACCACGTTCCTGAAGATGCCGAACCCGAACCTGCCCTACTTCACCGACAGCTTCACCACCACGCTCAACATCTACTCGCAGGTGGGGTTGGTCACGCTGGTGGGGCTCATCGCGAAGAACGGCATCCTCATCGTCGACTTCGCCAACCGGCTCCAGGAGGAGGGCAGGACGAAGCTCGAAGCGGTGCAGGAGGCCGCCGCGGAGCGGCTGCGTCCCATCCTGATGACGACCGTGGCCACCGTCGCGGGCCACTTCCCGCTCGTCCTGGTCGCGGGGCCCGGAGCAGCAGCGCGCAACAGCATCGGGCTGGTGCTGGTGACGGGCATGGCGCTGGGCACGGTCTTCACCCTCTACTTCGTGCCGGCCATCTACCTGCTCATCTCCCGGACGCGCACCGCCCCCGTGCGCGAAGGCCTCACCCCGGTGGAGGCGCCCCACTGA
- a CDS encoding endonuclease V, producing MLACVDVDYRPDLTVAACILFRGWTDAREAGHLVERGPVAAPYEPGQFYRRELPHLLRVLAGVQEPLETIVVDGYVWLGQDKPGLGAHLYEALCRAVPIIGVAKTPYVTTGPALPIVRGQSLRPLLITAIGMETATAAEHIRRMHGASRMPTLLTQVDRLSRLS from the coding sequence ATGCTCGCGTGCGTGGATGTGGACTACCGGCCCGACCTCACCGTGGCCGCGTGCATCCTCTTTCGCGGCTGGACGGACGCCAGGGAGGCTGGGCATTTGGTGGAGCGCGGCCCCGTCGCGGCCCCCTACGAGCCCGGTCAGTTCTACCGCCGCGAGCTTCCGCACCTGCTGCGCGTGCTCGCCGGGGTGCAGGAGCCGCTGGAGACCATCGTGGTGGATGGCTACGTGTGGCTCGGTCAGGACAAGCCGGGCCTGGGCGCCCACCTGTACGAGGCGCTCTGCCGCGCGGTGCCCATCATCGGCGTGGCCAAGACCCCCTATGTCACCACCGGACCGGCCCTGCCCATCGTGCGCGGCCAGAGCCTGCGCCCCCTGCTCATCACCGCCATCGGCATGGAGACCGCGACCGCCGCGGAGCACATCCGGAGGATGCACGGCGCCTCGCGCATGCCGACGCTGCTGACCCAGGTGGACCGGCTGAGCCGCTTGTCCTGA